The following proteins are co-located in the Gossypium hirsutum isolate 1008001.06 chromosome A02, Gossypium_hirsutum_v2.1, whole genome shotgun sequence genome:
- the LOC107952391 gene encoding uncharacterized protein — MEDLDCSPGQKLKGAVSLLREEAYQWWLTVKEGTQPERVIWEFFKAAFQGMYVGASYVDTRRKEFLNLTQGNKSVVEYVAEFLHLSRYARVMVATDYERCIRFEDGLRDSLRVLIAPQRERVFSELVEKARIAEEVKRAELLNREKERGKNKREAETPGVGQMPRARAKVNGPDRVRPPAINLGVPLCADCVKGHVGEC, encoded by the coding sequence atggaggatttGGACTGCTCACCTGGGcaaaagttgaaaggggcggtgtcaTTGCTTAGGGAggaagcctaccagtggtggttgacagtgaaagagggcacccaaccggaGCGGGTCATCTGGGAGTTTTTCAAAGCTGCATTCCAAGGGATGTATGTAGGTGCAAGCTATGTGGACActaggaggaaggagttcttgaacTTGACCCAAGGAAATAAATCGGTGGTGGAGTATGTGGCGGAGTTTCTACATCTTAGTAGGTATGCCAGAGTAATGGTGGCAACAGACTATGAGCGTTGCATTAGGTTTGAGGACGGACTGAGAGATAGCCTTagggtattgatagctccacaaagggagcgagttttctcaGAATTGGTGGAGAAGGCAAGGATAGCGGAAGAGGTAAAGCGCGCTGAGCTCTTAAATCGGgagaaagaaaggggtaagaataagagggaagCTGAGACTCCGGGTGTTGGACAgatgcctagggctagggccaaaGTTAATGGGCCAGATAGAGTAAGGCCCCCTGCTATTAATCTAGGGGTGCCACTTTGTGCTGATTGTGTGAAAggtcatgtaggcgagtgttag